Below is a genomic region from Streptomyces sp. NBC_00461.
AGCCGTTGTAGTACTCGTTCTCGACCTGGTAGGCGATGACCGACCCGGTGCCGTTGGTCAGCTGGTGGCGGGCGATGATCCGGTCGATCTGCGTCAGCCACTCATCCGCGTACTTCAGGAACTGCGGGTCGTCACTGCGGTTGCGCCCGGCCTTGGTGGTCATCCAGCCGGGCAGACCGCCGCTGTCGACCTCGGCGTTGATGTACGGCGCCGGGCGCGCGATCACGTACAGCCCGGCCTCCTGGGCCATGTCGAGCAGCTTGTCGACGTCGCGCACGCCGCTGAAGTCGTACACGCCCGGCTTCGGCGAGTGGTATCCCCAATCGAAGTACAACGAGGTCGAGTTGAAGCCGGCGGCCTTCATCTTCTGGAAGATGTCGCGCCACAGGTCCGGGCTCGGGAGCCGGAAGTAGTGGAACTCGCCGGACCACAGGTAGGTGCGCTTGCCGTCGACGAGGAACGAGTAGCCGTCGAGAGTCACCGTGTGCTTCCGCGCACTGGCGGCGGGCGTGGCGGCAGGTGCCTGCCCGCCGACGTCCTGCGCCGCGGCGGGCGCGGTCATGCCTGCGGCCAGGGCGATGGTCGCGGCGGCCGCGAGGGCCGCCCTCCACCATCGGCGCCGACCGGGTCTCGCACCTTCTGAACCGATCCGATTACCCCGCACTGCGGCCTCCCTACCGCCTGAGCAATCAGAGTCAAACAGACTCAGGCAAAGCCGAACAGTAAAGGGGCACAAGGCGCAACACAATGGGGCGGGAGAACACAGCTGAGGTAGCACCGAGGCAGCGCCGATGTAGCAGGGGCGACCCGCTGCCTGCGCCCAGCAGGTCCGGTAGCCCTTCGACCCGCCTGGAGCGGTGTACACCTACCCGGAACTCGGCAACCGCTCAGTGCGTCCGCTGAGTTGTTCCTCGGACACTCCTCGCTGGTGCTGTCTGTCCGGGTCACCAGCGAGGGGTCAGTGATGCATGAGCAGCATGATGGCCGTGCCCATGGCCGTCGATCCCTGCCAGAAGCGGTCGCACGGCCCGCTGATGCTGGTGGACATGACCGTGCTGCCCGAAGCCCCGCGCAGCGCGGGCATGTCCCGGGTCAATGACCGAAGGGCGCAGGCGAGGAGACACAGCGTCAGTACGCCGGTGACCGCGTCGCCGGTCCGTACGTCCGTGTAGCCGCCGTGACGCACCGGCATCCATGCCATGGCAGCCATGGCGGCCATGCCGACCGCGTCCGGCGGCCTCCGCACAAGGTCGGCCGATCCGGGCCACCGGCGACTGAGCCGCGCCGTCAGCGGGAACCACAGGGCAGCGGCCGCGAAGAAGACCGTCTGCCGCTGCGGCGACTGTTCGCCGCCCCAGTGCCACGGCATCACCGTCATGGCCAAGGCCATGACGGTGTGCAGGAGATGGTCTCCGCGGCTGAGCCATC
It encodes:
- a CDS encoding DUF5134 domain-containing protein; protein product: MSAPDVVYGMLTVLFGAATVHALRHSVLSWSSGWLSRGDHLLHTVMALAMTVMPWHWGGEQSPQRQTVFFAAAALWFPLTARLSRRWPGSADLVRRPPDAVGMAAMAAMAWMPVRHGGYTDVRTGDAVTGVLTLCLLACALRSLTRDMPALRGASGSTVMSTSISGPCDRFWQGSTAMGTAIMLLMHH